The Nocardioides sp. S5 genome includes a window with the following:
- a CDS encoding AtpZ/AtpI family protein, producing the protein MARQLPPTASPDDSPKGDPWHAFGYVVSGVGVYGLAGWALDQWLGTAFLVAIGILIGAGFGIYMTYARFNKADRQENG; encoded by the coding sequence ATGGCTCGACAGCTTCCCCCGACGGCCTCACCCGACGACTCTCCCAAGGGCGACCCCTGGCACGCCTTCGGCTACGTCGTCTCGGGTGTGGGTGTCTACGGTCTCGCTGGCTGGGCGCTTGACCAGTGGCTCGGAACGGCCTTCCTCGTCGCGATCGGCATCCTCATCGGTGCCGGCTTCGGGATCTACATGACATACGCACGGTTCAACAAGGCAGATCGGCAGGAGAACGGGTGA
- the atpB gene encoding F0F1 ATP synthase subunit A: MKTGITMAAEGEGYVAPGPASFDFSEVPLFELGGLAVTKPMVQLILGAVIVFAFFYAAFRRASIVPGRLQFAGEAAYGMVRNSIGRDIIGSKDFAKFVPYLVALFFFLLINNAFASIPAIQFPTFSRASMAYALAGLSWVIYNGVGIHKHGLIGYLKLQSVPSGVSPVMYPLLVPLEFFSNILVRPATLALRLFANMFAGHLLLILFSTGGLFLIEYGGIGYVAGPLAWVLAIAISFLELLVQFLQAYVFTLLNAMYISGALADEH; the protein is encoded by the coding sequence ATGAAGACCGGCATCACGATGGCAGCGGAGGGTGAAGGCTACGTCGCTCCGGGCCCCGCGAGCTTCGACTTCTCCGAGGTCCCGCTGTTCGAGCTCGGTGGACTCGCCGTGACCAAGCCCATGGTCCAGCTGATCCTCGGTGCCGTCATCGTCTTCGCCTTCTTCTACGCCGCGTTCCGCCGCGCCTCGATCGTGCCGGGCCGCCTGCAGTTCGCCGGCGAGGCCGCCTACGGCATGGTCCGCAACTCCATCGGACGCGACATCATCGGCAGCAAGGACTTCGCGAAGTTCGTGCCCTACCTGGTGGCGCTGTTCTTCTTCCTGCTGATCAACAACGCGTTCGCCTCGATCCCGGCGATCCAGTTCCCGACGTTCTCCCGCGCCTCCATGGCCTACGCGCTCGCCGGGCTGAGCTGGGTCATCTACAACGGCGTCGGCATCCACAAGCACGGCCTCATCGGCTACCTCAAGCTCCAGAGCGTCCCGTCGGGCGTCAGCCCGGTGATGTACCCGCTCCTGGTGCCCCTGGAGTTCTTCTCCAACATCCTCGTCCGGCCGGCCACGCTGGCGCTGCGTCTGTTCGCCAACATGTTCGCCGGCCACCTGCTGCTGATCCTGTTCTCGACCGGTGGCCTGTTCCTCATCGAGTACGGCGGCATCGGCTACGTCGCGGGTCCGCTCGCGTGGGTCCTCGCCATCGCGATCTCGTTCCTCGAGCTCCTGGTGCAGTTCCTCCAGGCCTACGTGTTCACCCTGCTGAACGCCATGTACATCTCGGGCGCGCTCGCCGACGAGCACTGA
- the atpE gene encoding ATP synthase F0 subunit C, translating into MDGNLNMIGYGLAAIGPGVGIGLIFAAYISGVARQPEAQGRLQSIAILGFALAEALAIIGIALAFVL; encoded by the coding sequence GTGGACGGCAACCTCAACATGATCGGCTACGGACTCGCGGCCATCGGCCCCGGCGTCGGCATCGGCCTGATCTTCGCGGCCTACATCTCCGGCGTGGCGCGCCAGCCGGAGGCCCAGGGCCGCCTGCAGTCGATCGCCATCCTCGGCTTCGCCCTGGCTGAGGCGCTCGCCATCATCGGCATCGCCCTCGCGTTCGTCCTCTGA
- a CDS encoding F0F1 ATP synthase subunit B yields the protein MTDHIVVAAAVENPLGFVPVEFALSLVTFGILFFLIWKFVAPRFEQTFAERTQAIEGGIAAAESKQAEADAKLAELEKQLGDARHEAARIREEAREQGARIVAEMRETAQAESSRIVEHGKAQIEAERQQAITSLRAEVGALATGLAGRIVGESLEDEARQSRVVERFLTDLEAQNGTTTGSVN from the coding sequence ATGACGGACCACATCGTGGTGGCGGCCGCGGTCGAGAACCCGTTGGGCTTCGTGCCCGTCGAGTTCGCCCTGTCGCTCGTCACCTTCGGCATCCTGTTCTTCCTCATCTGGAAGTTCGTCGCGCCCCGCTTCGAGCAGACCTTCGCCGAGCGCACGCAGGCGATCGAGGGTGGCATCGCCGCGGCCGAGTCCAAGCAGGCCGAGGCCGACGCCAAGCTCGCCGAGCTCGAGAAGCAGCTCGGCGACGCGCGGCACGAGGCCGCGCGCATCCGTGAGGAGGCGCGTGAGCAGGGCGCCCGGATCGTCGCCGAGATGCGGGAGACGGCCCAGGCCGAGTCCTCGCGCATCGTCGAGCACGGCAAGGCGCAGATCGAGGCCGAGCGCCAGCAGGCGATCACCTCGCTCCGTGCCGAGGTGGGCGCGCTCGCGACCGGCCTGGCCGGACGCATCGTGGGCGAGAGCCTGGAGGACGAGGCTCGTCAGAGCCGCGTCGTCGAGCGGTTCCTCACCGACCTCGAGGCGCAGAACGGCACCACCACGGGGAGCGTCAACTGA
- a CDS encoding F0F1 ATP synthase subunit delta produces the protein MMRGASADAYAVAAEVLPSTGDLGRVGQDLFGTADLLRAEPGLRRVATDVSLRGEAKADLLRSVLADKVSPEALTVVTTAVAQRWTSGRDLSDTLEQLGVVATVRSTGDHAHRLEDEVFAVGRLVQANPELRDALSDPARSRSDKAALVTELLGDKVLPATVALVQQSLSGSHRTVAVALAAYQKVAAEVRGEGVATVRVARPLADADRDRLAAALARSHGREVHLNVIVDPEVIGGIRVEIGDDVIDGTVSSRLDEAGRRLAG, from the coding sequence ATGATGCGAGGTGCGTCCGCAGACGCCTACGCCGTGGCCGCCGAAGTGCTCCCGAGCACCGGCGACCTGGGCCGGGTGGGCCAGGACCTGTTCGGGACGGCGGACCTGCTCCGCGCCGAGCCGGGCCTGCGCCGCGTCGCCACCGACGTGTCGTTGCGCGGCGAGGCCAAGGCCGACCTGCTGCGCAGCGTGCTCGCCGACAAGGTCTCCCCGGAGGCCCTGACCGTGGTGACGACCGCCGTCGCACAGCGGTGGACCTCGGGTCGTGACCTGAGCGACACCCTCGAGCAGCTCGGCGTGGTCGCGACGGTGCGCTCCACCGGCGACCACGCCCACCGCCTCGAGGACGAGGTCTTCGCAGTGGGTCGTCTCGTGCAGGCCAACCCGGAGCTGCGCGACGCGCTCTCCGACCCGGCCCGCAGCCGCTCCGACAAGGCTGCGCTGGTCACCGAGCTGCTCGGCGACAAGGTCCTCCCCGCCACGGTGGCGCTCGTGCAGCAGTCGCTGTCCGGGAGCCACCGCACCGTGGCGGTCGCCCTCGCGGCCTACCAGAAGGTGGCGGCCGAGGTCCGCGGTGAGGGAGTGGCGACCGTACGCGTCGCCCGTCCGCTCGCCGACGCGGACCGCGACCGCCTGGCCGCCGCACTCGCGCGGTCCCACGGCCGCGAGGTTCACCTCAACGTCATCGTCGACCCCGAGGTCATCGGTGGCATCCGCGTCGAGATCGGTGACGACGTCATCGACGGGACGGTCTCCAGCCGCCTCGACGAAGCCGGTCGCCGGCTCGCCGGCTGA
- the atpA gene encoding F0F1 ATP synthase subunit alpha — MTELSIRPDEIRDALQRFVSDYEPDTAAKEEVGTVAEAADGIARVSGLPSVMANELLEFEDGTLGIALNLDTREVGVVVLGDFDKIEEGQVVRRTGEILSVPVGDGYLGRVVDPLGTAIDGLGEITPLEGRRALELQAPGVMVRKSVHEPLATGIKAIDALTPIGRGQRQLIIGDRSTGKTTIAIDTIINQKANWESGDPDKQVRCIYVAIGQKGSTIAAVRGALEEAGALEYTTIVASPASDSAGFKYLAPYTGSAIGQHWMYDGKHVLIVFDDLTKQAEAYRAVSLLLRRPPGREAYPGDVFYLHSRLLERCAKLSDEMGKGSMTGLPIIETKANDVSAFIPTNVISITDGQIFLQSDLFAANQRPAIDVGVSVSRVGGSAMTKAMKAVTGSLKVDLAQFRAMEAFAMFASDLDAASRQQLDRGQRLMALLKQPQYSPYPVEEMTVSLWTGTSGRLDKVPTEDVLRFENEFLDYLRRSHEGILAGIRETSKFEDSTEDQLAQAYDSFLDQFETSDGQSIKAGKEEHVALEDEDVEQEQIVKQKRG; from the coding sequence ATGACGGAGCTGTCCATCCGTCCGGACGAGATCCGGGACGCGCTTCAGCGCTTCGTGTCGGACTACGAGCCCGACACGGCGGCCAAGGAAGAGGTCGGCACGGTCGCGGAGGCCGCCGACGGCATCGCTCGCGTCAGCGGCCTGCCCTCGGTCATGGCCAACGAGCTGCTCGAGTTCGAGGACGGCACGCTCGGCATCGCGCTGAACCTCGACACCCGCGAGGTCGGTGTCGTGGTCCTGGGTGACTTCGACAAGATCGAGGAGGGCCAGGTCGTACGGCGTACGGGCGAGATCCTCTCGGTCCCCGTCGGCGACGGCTACCTCGGCCGCGTGGTCGACCCGCTCGGCACCGCGATCGACGGCCTCGGCGAGATCACCCCGCTCGAGGGCCGCCGCGCGCTCGAGCTGCAGGCGCCCGGCGTCATGGTGCGCAAGTCGGTGCACGAGCCGCTCGCGACGGGCATCAAGGCGATCGACGCCCTGACGCCCATCGGCCGCGGCCAGCGCCAGCTCATCATCGGTGACCGTTCGACCGGCAAGACCACCATCGCCATCGACACGATCATCAACCAGAAGGCCAACTGGGAGTCCGGCGACCCGGACAAGCAGGTGCGCTGCATCTACGTCGCGATCGGTCAGAAGGGCTCGACCATCGCCGCCGTGCGTGGCGCCCTCGAGGAGGCCGGCGCCCTGGAGTACACCACCATCGTGGCGTCCCCCGCCTCCGACTCCGCCGGCTTCAAGTACCTCGCCCCCTACACCGGCTCGGCCATCGGCCAGCACTGGATGTACGACGGCAAGCACGTCCTCATCGTGTTCGACGACCTGACCAAGCAGGCCGAGGCCTACCGCGCCGTGTCGCTGCTGCTGCGTCGCCCGCCGGGCCGCGAGGCCTACCCGGGTGACGTCTTCTACCTGCACAGCCGGCTGCTCGAGCGTTGCGCCAAGCTCTCCGACGAGATGGGCAAGGGCTCGATGACGGGCCTGCCGATCATCGAGACCAAGGCCAACGACGTCTCGGCGTTCATCCCGACCAACGTCATCTCGATCACCGACGGCCAGATCTTCCTGCAGTCGGACCTGTTCGCGGCCAACCAGCGCCCCGCCATCGACGTGGGCGTCTCGGTCTCGCGCGTGGGCGGCTCGGCGATGACGAAGGCCATGAAGGCCGTGACCGGCTCGCTCAAGGTCGACCTCGCGCAGTTCCGCGCGATGGAGGCGTTCGCGATGTTCGCCTCCGACCTCGACGCCGCCTCGCGCCAGCAGCTCGACCGCGGCCAGCGCCTGATGGCCCTGCTCAAGCAGCCGCAGTACTCGCCCTACCCGGTCGAGGAGATGACCGTCTCGCTGTGGACCGGCACCTCGGGTCGCCTGGACAAGGTGCCCACCGAGGACGTGCTCCGCTTCGAGAACGAGTTCCTCGACTACCTGCGCCGCAGCCACGAGGGCATCCTCGCGGGCATCCGGGAGACCTCGAAGTTCGAGGACTCCACCGAGGACCAGCTCGCGCAGGCCTACGACTCCTTCCTCGACCAGTTCGAGACCTCCGACGGCCAGAGCATCAAGGCCGGCAAGGAAGAGCACGTCGCCCTCGAGGACGAGGACGTCGAGCAGGAGCAGATCGTCAAGCAGAAGCGAGGCTGA
- a CDS encoding F0F1 ATP synthase subunit gamma: MALSVREYRARIKSTESMKKITRAMELIAASRIIKAQQRAQAAAPYARELTRAVSAVATFSNVDHALTLEPENPKKAAILIVTSDRGLAGAYSSSVLKEAERLIEKLKGEGKDVDLYTSGRKAEAYFKFRQRRVAQSWTGFSDQPTYDVAAEIGATLIASFLAEEGDDIADVDEVHVVYTRFRSMLSQEPTAVRLLPLEVVEGTEPPEAGDLLPLYEFEPSPSDVLDSLLPRYVQSRIFFALLQAAASELAARQKAMKSATDNADELIKKYKRIANQARQAGITQEISEIVGGVNALADAQAGSE, translated from the coding sequence ATGGCTCTCTCGGTACGCGAGTACCGCGCGCGGATCAAGTCGACGGAGTCGATGAAGAAGATCACGCGTGCCATGGAGCTCATCGCCGCGTCCCGCATCATCAAGGCGCAGCAGCGGGCCCAGGCCGCAGCGCCGTACGCCCGTGAGCTCACCCGCGCGGTGTCGGCCGTGGCGACGTTCTCCAACGTCGACCACGCCCTCACCCTCGAGCCGGAGAACCCGAAGAAGGCGGCGATCCTGATCGTCACCTCCGACCGCGGTCTCGCCGGCGCCTACTCCTCGAGCGTGCTCAAGGAGGCCGAGCGGCTCATCGAGAAGCTCAAGGGCGAGGGCAAGGACGTCGACCTCTACACCTCCGGTCGCAAGGCCGAGGCCTACTTCAAGTTCCGTCAGCGCCGGGTGGCGCAGTCGTGGACGGGCTTCTCCGACCAGCCGACGTACGACGTGGCGGCCGAGATCGGCGCCACCCTGATCGCCAGCTTCCTCGCAGAGGAGGGTGACGACATCGCGGACGTCGACGAGGTGCACGTGGTCTACACGCGGTTCCGCTCCATGCTCAGCCAGGAGCCGACCGCCGTACGCCTCCTGCCGCTCGAGGTCGTGGAGGGCACCGAGCCGCCCGAGGCGGGCGACCTGCTGCCGCTCTACGAGTTCGAGCCCTCGCCCAGCGACGTGCTCGACTCGTTGCTGCCGCGCTACGTCCAGAGCCGGATCTTCTTCGCCCTGCTGCAGGCGGCCGCCTCCGAGCTGGCCGCCCGTCAGAAGGCGATGAAGTCGGCCACGGACAACGCGGACGAGCTCATCAAGAAGTACAAGCGCATCGCCAACCAGGCTCGCCAGGCTGGCATCACACAGGAAATCAGCGAGATCGTCGGTGGCGTCAACGCGCTGGCCGACGCACAAGCCGGGAGTGAATGA
- the atpD gene encoding F0F1 ATP synthase subunit beta, with amino-acid sequence MTATINESAETTSAGGVGRIARVIGPVVDIEFPSDAMPPIYNALTHEFELSGETKSIILEVAQHIGDGMVRAISMKPTDGLVRGGQVVDTGESITVPVGDATLGKVFNTTGDVLNLEEGETFEPAERWGIHRKAPAFDQLESKTQMFETGIKVIDLLTPYVQGGKIGLFGGAGVGKTVLIQEMIARVAKDHGGVSVFAGVGERTREGNDLIVEMEEAGVLGQTALVFGQMDEPPGTRLRVALSALTMAEYFRDVQKQDVLLFIDNIFRFTQAGSEVSTLLGRMPSAVGYQPNLADEMGQLQERITSTRGHSITSLQAIYVPADDYTDPAPATTFAHLDATTELSREIASLGIYPAVDPLTSTSRILDPQYIGEDHYRCAVRVKQILQRNKELQDIIAILGVDELSEEDRVIVSRARRIQRFLSQNTYVAKQFTGIEGSTVPVADTIEAFNKIADGEYDHVAEQAFFMCGGLDDVEQKWAEIQKSL; translated from the coding sequence ATGACTGCCACCATCAACGAGTCCGCCGAGACCACCTCGGCAGGCGGCGTGGGCCGCATCGCCCGCGTCATCGGCCCGGTCGTGGACATCGAGTTCCCGTCCGACGCGATGCCCCCGATCTACAACGCGCTCACGCACGAGTTCGAGCTGAGCGGCGAGACCAAGTCGATCATCCTCGAGGTCGCCCAGCACATCGGTGACGGCATGGTCCGCGCCATCTCCATGAAGCCGACCGACGGCCTCGTGCGCGGCGGCCAGGTCGTCGACACGGGTGAGTCGATCACGGTCCCCGTGGGCGACGCGACGCTCGGCAAGGTGTTCAACACCACCGGCGACGTGCTCAACCTCGAGGAGGGCGAGACCTTCGAGCCCGCCGAGCGCTGGGGCATCCACCGCAAGGCGCCGGCCTTCGACCAGCTGGAGTCCAAGACCCAGATGTTCGAGACCGGCATCAAGGTCATCGACCTGCTCACCCCCTACGTGCAGGGCGGCAAGATCGGCCTGTTCGGTGGTGCCGGCGTCGGCAAGACCGTGCTCATCCAGGAGATGATCGCGCGAGTCGCGAAGGACCACGGCGGTGTGTCGGTGTTCGCCGGTGTCGGCGAGCGCACCCGTGAGGGCAACGACCTCATCGTCGAGATGGAGGAGGCCGGCGTCCTCGGCCAGACCGCCCTCGTCTTCGGCCAGATGGACGAGCCGCCGGGCACGCGTCTGCGCGTGGCCCTGTCGGCGCTGACGATGGCGGAGTACTTCCGCGACGTGCAGAAGCAGGACGTGCTGCTCTTCATCGACAACATCTTCCGCTTCACCCAGGCCGGCTCCGAGGTCTCCACGCTGCTCGGCCGCATGCCGTCCGCCGTGGGCTACCAGCCCAACCTGGCCGACGAGATGGGTCAGCTGCAGGAGCGCATCACCTCGACGCGTGGTCACTCGATCACGTCGCTGCAGGCGATCTACGTCCCCGCCGACGACTACACCGACCCGGCCCCGGCCACGACGTTCGCCCACCTGGACGCCACGACCGAGCTGTCGCGCGAGATCGCCTCGCTCGGCATCTACCCGGCCGTGGACCCGCTGACGTCGACCTCGCGCATCCTCGACCCGCAGTACATCGGCGAGGACCACTACCGCTGCGCGGTGCGGGTCAAGCAGATCCTTCAGCGCAACAAGGAGCTCCAGGACATCATCGCGATCCTCGGTGTCGACGAGCTCTCCGAGGAGGACCGGGTCATCGTGTCGCGGGCGCGCCGCATCCAGCGCTTCCTGTCGCAGAACACCTACGTCGCCAAGCAGTTCACCGGCATCGAGGGTTCGACCGTCCCGGTGGCCGACACCATCGAGGCGTTCAACAAGATCGCCGACGGCGAGTACGACCACGTGGCCGAGCAGGCCTTCTTCATGTGCGGCGGTCTGGACGACGTCGAGCAGAAGTGGGCCGAGATCCAGAAGAGCCTCTGA
- a CDS encoding F0F1 ATP synthase subunit epsilon has protein sequence MADAGDTLLQVELVAADRLVWSGQATMVIARTTEGDVGILPNHAPLLSSIIEGVVDVQTVEGETWVAAVDAGFLSVADNRVSILSERAEMSHEIDLEKARQDLERAKSSGEDDDAAQEAVRRAEARIRAAERAS, from the coding sequence ATGGCGGACGCAGGCGACACCCTCCTGCAGGTCGAGCTGGTCGCTGCCGACCGGCTCGTGTGGTCGGGCCAGGCCACCATGGTCATCGCCCGCACCACGGAGGGCGACGTCGGCATCCTGCCGAACCACGCGCCGCTGCTGTCCTCGATCATCGAGGGCGTCGTGGACGTGCAGACCGTCGAGGGCGAGACCTGGGTCGCAGCCGTCGACGCCGGCTTCCTGTCGGTGGCCGACAACCGCGTCTCGATCCTGTCGGAGCGCGCCGAGATGTCGCACGAGATCGACCTGGAGAAGGCGCGTCAGGACCTCGAGCGGGCCAAGAGCTCGGGCGAGGACGACGACGCCGCGCAGGAGGCCGTACGCCGCGCCGAGGCACGGATCCGTGCCGCGGAGCGGGCCTCCTGA
- a CDS encoding DUF2550 domain-containing protein, which translates to MPVWEWVLDLVGLVLLLALLYGISLIVRRRLLARHGGTFELSYRVRTERPGRGWLLGIGRYSGQSLEWFRIFSLSPRPKRVWARDLLDYSGRRSPEGPEEVSLYDGHLVASCHYDGEPLEIAMSEASLTGFQSWLESGPPGTDWNRR; encoded by the coding sequence ATGCCGGTCTGGGAGTGGGTGCTCGACCTCGTCGGGCTCGTCCTTCTCCTTGCGCTGCTCTACGGCATCTCACTGATCGTGCGGCGGCGCCTGCTCGCGCGCCACGGCGGCACCTTCGAGCTCAGCTACCGCGTGCGCACCGAGCGCCCCGGTCGGGGCTGGCTCCTCGGCATCGGGCGCTACTCCGGCCAGTCGCTGGAGTGGTTCCGGATCTTCTCGCTCTCGCCCCGCCCCAAGCGGGTCTGGGCCCGCGACCTCCTGGACTACTCCGGTCGGCGCTCGCCGGAGGGGCCCGAGGAGGTGTCGCTCTACGACGGGCACCTGGTGGCCTCGTGCCACTACGACGGAGAACCGCTGGAGATCGCCATGAGCGAGGCCTCGCTCACCGGCTTCCAGTCGTGGCTGGAGTCCGGGCCGCCCGGCACCGACTGGAACCGTCGCTGA
- a CDS encoding LacI family DNA-binding transcriptional regulator, translating into MSGPTRAPTLADVAASAGVSLSTASLAFSGNKPVSATTRERVLAAAAELGYSGPNPLARNLRQGRSGVVGIAVGQLSTAFRDPAALAMLDAVSEVLGAAGLGLLLMSDDDEHARLPLDAVIYDICGRETWAAYADLVARDVPLVVVEGPEWPGSTYIDIEHRVGSGALAEHLHALGHRDVATVTLAASHPQREREAGLRDVFPDARVLGACESDVAAAQSLVAHHLDDRGPVTAIVCQSDVQAAGVVLEARRRGLRVPEDLSVAGFDGVATPWLDLELTTVVQPLADKGRATAEAVLGRIAGVSVTDVLLPVALRVGDSTGPA; encoded by the coding sequence GTGTCCGGTCCAACCCGCGCCCCCACCCTGGCCGACGTCGCCGCCTCCGCCGGGGTCTCGCTCTCGACCGCCTCCCTCGCCTTCTCGGGCAACAAGCCGGTCTCGGCCACGACACGCGAGCGGGTGCTCGCGGCCGCCGCCGAGCTCGGCTACTCCGGCCCGAACCCGCTCGCCCGCAACCTGCGCCAGGGCCGCAGCGGCGTCGTCGGCATCGCCGTCGGCCAGCTGAGCACGGCCTTCCGCGACCCCGCCGCCCTGGCGATGCTCGACGCGGTGTCGGAGGTCCTCGGCGCGGCCGGGCTCGGACTGCTGCTGATGAGCGACGACGACGAGCACGCGCGACTCCCCCTGGACGCCGTCATCTACGACATCTGCGGGCGTGAGACGTGGGCGGCGTACGCCGACCTGGTGGCCCGCGACGTGCCGCTGGTCGTGGTGGAGGGACCCGAGTGGCCCGGCTCGACCTACATCGACATCGAGCACCGCGTCGGATCGGGCGCGCTCGCGGAGCACCTGCACGCGCTGGGCCACCGTGACGTCGCCACGGTGACGCTGGCGGCCTCCCACCCGCAGCGCGAGCGCGAGGCCGGGCTGCGCGACGTCTTCCCGGACGCCCGGGTCCTGGGGGCGTGCGAGAGCGACGTCGCCGCCGCCCAGTCCCTCGTCGCCCACCACCTCGACGACCGCGGTCCGGTGACCGCGATCGTGTGCCAGAGCGACGTGCAGGCCGCCGGCGTGGTCCTCGAGGCGCGCCGTCGCGGCCTCCGGGTGCCCGAGGACCTGAGCGTGGCGGGGTTCGACGGGGTGGCCACCCCGTGGCTCGACCTGGAGCTGACCACCGTCGTGCAGCCGTTGGCCGACAAGGGACGCGCGACGGCCGAGGCCGTGCTGGGTCGCATCGCGGGCGTGAGCGTCACCGACGTGCTGCTCCCGGTCGCGCTGCGGGTCGGCGACTCGACCGGACCTGCCTGA
- a CDS encoding MFS transporter, which produces MPTLTAARNAVGLTFFLNGLVFASWVSRIPEVRSSFGLTNGQLGLVLLSIAMGSLLALPTTGAVITRWGTVQVVRVGAAAATVGMLAAALGLGNLLWVTVAGLFVYGLGIGVWDVAMNVEGAEVERGLRRTIMPRFHAGFSGGTVVGALLGVLLIELGVPAVAHLVGIVLLSVVLVWRSSPAFLPVVETPEEHRTSAARAWLEPRTLLIGVMVLALAMTEGTANDWLAVALVDGHDVSHSVGVGGFAVFVLAMTAGRIAGTGLIDRFGRVAVLWSTMALAGAGVLLIVLAEQPALVVTGIVLWGVGASLGFPVGMSAAADDPRHAAARVSVVSTIGYAAFLAGPPLLGFVGDEVGTLKALLVVAVLLMPAALVVPAAREGRDDRETSPVG; this is translated from the coding sequence GTGCCCACCCTGACCGCTGCCCGCAATGCTGTCGGCCTGACGTTCTTCCTCAACGGGCTGGTCTTCGCCAGCTGGGTCTCCCGGATCCCCGAGGTGCGGTCGAGCTTCGGGCTGACCAACGGCCAGCTCGGGCTGGTGCTGCTCTCGATCGCCATGGGCTCCCTGCTGGCGCTGCCCACGACCGGCGCGGTCATCACCCGCTGGGGGACCGTCCAGGTCGTCCGGGTGGGTGCCGCGGCAGCGACCGTCGGCATGCTGGCCGCCGCGCTCGGGCTGGGCAACCTGCTGTGGGTGACCGTCGCCGGGCTCTTCGTGTACGGCCTGGGCATCGGCGTGTGGGACGTGGCGATGAACGTCGAGGGCGCCGAGGTCGAGCGCGGCCTGCGCCGCACGATCATGCCGCGCTTCCACGCCGGCTTCAGCGGCGGCACCGTGGTGGGCGCGCTCCTGGGCGTGCTGCTCATCGAGCTCGGCGTGCCGGCGGTGGCGCACCTCGTCGGCATCGTGCTCCTGTCCGTCGTCCTGGTGTGGCGCTCGTCGCCGGCCTTCCTGCCGGTGGTCGAGACGCCCGAGGAGCACCGGACCTCCGCGGCCCGTGCCTGGCTCGAGCCGCGCACGCTCCTCATCGGCGTGATGGTGCTGGCGCTCGCGATGACCGAGGGCACCGCCAACGACTGGCTCGCGGTCGCCCTGGTCGACGGGCACGACGTGTCGCACTCGGTGGGCGTCGGCGGCTTCGCCGTCTTCGTGCTGGCCATGACGGCCGGTCGCATTGCCGGCACCGGGCTCATCGACCGGTTCGGTCGGGTCGCGGTGCTGTGGAGCACGATGGCGCTGGCCGGTGCGGGGGTGCTGCTCATCGTGCTGGCCGAGCAGCCCGCCCTGGTGGTGACCGGCATCGTGCTCTGGGGCGTGGGTGCCTCGCTCGGCTTCCCGGTCGGCATGAGCGCCGCCGCCGACGACCCGCGCCACGCTGCCGCGCGCGTCAGCGTGGTGTCGACGATCGGCTACGCCGCGTTCCTCGCCGGCCCGCCCCTGCTGGGCTTCGTCGGCGACGAGGTCGGCACCCTCAAGGCGCTGCTGGTGGTGGCCGTCCTGCTGATGCCGGCGGCGCTGGTGGTCCCCGCGGCGCGCGAGGGTCGCGACGACCGCGAGACCAGCCCGGTCGGCTAG
- a CDS encoding cob(I)yrinic acid a,c-diamide adenosyltransferase: protein MVNLTRIYTRTGDAGRTRLGDMSETSKTDLRLEAYACVDEGNAHIGVALAHGGLDEDVVAVLTHVQNDLFDVGADLCTPVVPDPEYPPLRIEQDYVDRLEQWCDHYNESLPALRSFILNGGTTAAAHLHVARTVVRRAERAGWAAWDEHEETMNPLSITYLNRLSDLLFILARHANRENGDVLWVPGGERSS from the coding sequence ATGGTCAACCTGACGCGCATCTACACCCGCACCGGCGACGCCGGACGCACCCGGCTCGGCGACATGAGCGAGACCTCGAAGACCGACCTGCGCCTCGAGGCGTACGCCTGCGTCGACGAGGGCAACGCCCACATCGGCGTCGCGCTGGCGCACGGGGGCCTCGACGAGGACGTCGTCGCGGTGCTCACCCACGTGCAGAACGACCTCTTCGACGTCGGCGCCGACCTCTGCACCCCCGTGGTGCCCGACCCGGAGTACCCGCCCCTGCGCATCGAGCAGGACTACGTCGACCGCCTCGAGCAGTGGTGCGACCACTACAACGAGTCGCTGCCGGCGCTGCGCTCCTTCATCCTCAACGGCGGCACGACCGCGGCAGCGCACCTGCACGTGGCGCGCACCGTCGTACGCCGCGCGGAGCGGGCCGGCTGGGCGGCGTGGGACGAGCACGAGGAGACGATGAACCCGCTGTCGATCACCTACCTCAACCGGCTCTCGGACCTGCTGTTCATCCTCGCCCGCCACGCCAACCGCGAGAACGGCGACGTGCTGTGGGTGCCGGGCGGGGAGCGCTCGAGCTAG